A single region of the Sorghum bicolor cultivar BTx623 chromosome 7, Sorghum_bicolor_NCBIv3, whole genome shotgun sequence genome encodes:
- the LOC8080897 gene encoding uncharacterized protein LOC8080897, whose product MASSSEPFHSWFDQAPKRLRELQTEIVILVSSTDNFPKNNLQINYNTRKMRNDSPSALVDASHNKEISDDNAPPTLVPIETSIKEKENGKKTTGTGNENRDAFPEHQDTTLQEQDNTDGFSDDGHLSPTIYEYAAQEFHSFEEDRWPEKFKPGQVWAMYGGGSSDAFPRYYGWINKVEPEPFMVHLMWLEAYPRQFQQKCWPEQKDIPISCGTFRVVNKGAKFDTTDVFSHLVDARETGIPRQLEILPQVGEVWAVYTRWIPASSIYASEFTLVEVIGRTEAGTRLSVLTKVDGYVAVFMPGGEGNRVLEIPAWETSWTFSHCIPCFRLTGEEGGDGLRGFYELDTASVPYSSVLSVLCGQDKPKP is encoded by the exons ATGGCATCCAGTTCTGAACCTTTTCATTCCTGGTTTGACCAAGCTCCAAAGCGGCTTAGGGAGTTGCAAACAGAGATTGTAATCCTG GTCTCATCGACCGACAACTTCCCCAAGAACAATCTGCAGATCAACTACAACACGAGGAAAATGAGGAATGATTCGCCATCAGCTCTTGTTGACGCTAGCCATAATAAGGAAATATCAGATGATAATGCTCCTCCAACTCTTGTTCCCATTGAAACAAGCATCAAAGAGAAGGAGAATGGGAAGAAAACCACAGGTACAGGTAACGAGAACAGAGACGCTTTTCCTGAACATCAGGACACAACCTTGCAGGAGCAGGACAACACCGATGGATTCAGCGACGACGGCCACCTCTCCCCCACCATCTACGAATACGCTGCCCAAGAATTCCACAGTTTCGAAGAGGATCGCTGGCCAGAGAAGTTCAAACCTGGGCAGGTCTGGGCTATGTATGGTGGTGGCAGTTCTGATGCTTTCCCCAGGTACTACGGCTGGATAAACAAAGTTGAGCCAGAGCCTTTCATGGTGCACCTGATGTGGCTGGAGGCCTACCCTAGGCAGTTTCAGCAGAAATGTTGGCCGGAGCAGAAGGACATACCCATCAGCTGTGGAACATTCAGAGTTGTAAACAAGGGAGCCAAGTTCGACACGACTGACGTCTTCTCCCACCTCGTGGATGCTAGAGAAACCGGCATACCACGCCAGCTAGAGATTCTTCCACAGGTAGGCGAGGTCTGGGCCGTCTATACCAGGTGGATTCCTGCTTCTAGCATCTATGCTAGTGAATTTACTCTTGTCGAGGTCATCGGGCGCACTGAAGCTGGCACAAGACTGTCTGTCCTGACCAAAGTAGATGGCTACGTTGCTGTGTTCATGCCTGGCGGCGAGGGAAATCGGGTCCTGGAGATCCCTGCCTGGGAGACTTCTTGGACGTTCTCGCACTGCATACCATGTTTCCGTCTCACCGGAGAAGAAGGCGGTGATGGGCTCCGTGGCTTCTATGAGCTTGATACTGCTTCCGTCCCATACTCCTCTGTGCTTTCCGTCTTGTGCGGCCAGGACAAGCCAAAGCCATGA
- the LOC8080898 gene encoding DNA polymerase I A, chloroplastic: MVVAQVTPGPLLRRHGSAPPWLSSSSPFFLRRRASPPPAISGCRRQDYSHSSDMAVRGSSGSKLGFYPNLNVRNIAQEWVQESRRLFYLRTANNVTNNIYKGSTTLWAGNVQNELSEDRRGLNYPYLQNLRERVSSNSIVNRHGNSQELVRHRMVNQPVQSVPAPISVVNNSAKCLSMPRASKVEIPWRDYSPAEDPLLDKANTEVILELDDKVHDGDDKKEKKLVVKKVVSPLPTKAVFSEESLKARKALASIYDKVLVVDNIESARSIVKLLTTKYKSFIHACDTEVANIEAKEETPVGHGEVICFSIYSANSDVQAADFGNGKTCIWVDVLDGGRGVLMEFAPFFEDPSIKKVWHNYSFDNHVIENYGIKVAGFRADTMHLARLWDSSRKIDGGYSLEGLTNDRRVMDTVPEDLPKPGKISMKTIFGRKKVRKDGSEGKVVSIDPVKELQREDRELWICYSSLDSMSTLRLYESLKRKLETRRWVLDGCPRGTMYDFYEQYWCPFGALLVKMETEGMLVDRGYLSEIEKAAIAERELAADKFRKWASKYCPDAKYMNVNSDTQIRQLLFGGIENRHKSGETWPQSKTFKVLNEENVATEGKKTSKYRTIKLCSIVEDLKTDMFTPSGWPSASGDALRSLAGKIPTEYIYTMGDIQEDDEDSSGSENPDGDSSYGTAYEAFGGGKNGKEACHAIAALCEICSIDSLISNFILPLQGDRISCAEGRIHCSLNINTETGRLSARTPNLQNQPALEKDRYKIRQAFVAAPGNSLIVADYGQLELRILAHLTNCKSMLDAFKAGGDFHSRTAMNMYQHIRDAVHEKKVLLEWHPQPGQEKPPVPLLKDAFGAERRKAKMLNFSIAYGKTALGLSRDWKVSVKEARDTLKLWYGDRKEVLAWQKSQKKLAREKCEVYTLLGRSRHFPNLTQFGPGQRGHIERAAINAPVQGSAADVAMCAMLEIERNARLKELGWRLLLQVHDEVILEGPSESAEVAKAIVVECMSKPFHGTNILKVDLAVDAKCAKSWYAAK; the protein is encoded by the exons ATGGTGGTGGCGCAGGTGACGCCGGGGCCACTGCTGCGGCGCCACGGCTCGGCGCCCCCGtggctgtcgtcgtcgtcgcccttCTTCCTGCGCCGCCGCGCCTCGCCGCCACCGGCGATTTCCGGATGCAGGAG GCAGGACTATTCTCATAGTTCAGATATGGCAGTTCGAGGAAGCAGTGGTTCCAAGCTTGGGTTCTATCCCAACTTAAACGTGCGAAATATTGCACAAGAATGGGTTCAAGAGAGCCGGAGGCTGTTCTATCTCAGAACTGCCAACAATGTCACAAATAATATCTACAAGGGAAGCACCACTCTATGGGCTGGAAATGTACAAAATGAACTCTCTGAAGATCGCAGGGGTTTGAACTACCCTTACTTGCAGAATCTGAGAGAACGTGTATCATCCAATTCAATTGTAAATAGACATGGTAATAGTCAAGAACTGGTCAGGCATAGGATGGTAAATCAGCCTGTGCAATCAGTGCCAGCTCCGATAAGTGTTGTTAATAATAGCGCCAAGTGTTTGAGCATGCCTAGAGCCTCTAAGGTGGAGATTCCTTGGCGTGACTATTCACCAGCGGAGGATCCTTTGCTTGATAAAGCTAATACAGAGGTAATTTTGGAGCTAGATGATAAAGTTCATGATGGTGATGACAAAAAGGAGAAGAAACTTGTAGTAAAAAAAGTGGTTTCACCTTTGCCAACTAAAGCAGTCTTCTCTGAGGAATCTTTGAAAGCACGGAAGGCACTTGCTAGCATCTACGACAAAGTTTTGGTAGTTGACAATATTGAGTCAGCTAGGAGCATTGTTAAACTGCTCACTACAAAGTACAAGAGTTTTATTCATGCATGTGACACAGAG GTAGCAAATATTGAAGCCAAAGAAGAGACACCAGTTGGTCATGGAGAAGTAATATGCTTTAGCATCTATTCAGCAAATTCTGATGTACAGGCAGCTGACTTTGGAAATGGCAAAACTTGCATTTGGGTTGATGTTCTAGATGGTGGAAGGGGTGTCCTGATGGAGTTTGCTCCTTTCTTTGAAGATCCATCCATCAAGAAG GTTTGGCATAACTATAGTTTTGATAACCATGTCATTGAGAATTATGGAATCAAAGTTGCTGGGTTTCGTGCTGATACAATGCATCTTGCACGCCTTTGGGATTCATCAAGAAAAATTGATGGTGGGTATTCACTTGAAGGACTTACAAATGACCGTAGAGTCATGGATACTGTTCCAGAGGATTTACCTAAACCTGGAAAGATATCAATGAAAACCATCTTCGGCAGGAAAAAAGTTAGAAAAGATGGATCTGAAGGGAAAGTTGTATCTATTGATCCAGTCAAAGAGTTACAAAGGGAAGACAGAGAGTTATGGATTTGTTATTCTTCTCTGGATTCAATGAGCACACTGAGACTTTATGAGAGCTTAAAAAGAAAACTTGAAACAAGGAGATGGGTCTTGGATGGTTGTCCTAGGGGCACTATGTACGATTTCTATGAACAGTATTGGTGTCCCTTCGGTGCCCTACTTGTGAAGATGGAAACAGAGGGCATGCTTGTTGACCGTGGTTATCTTTCAGAGATAGAAAAGGCTGCTATTGCTGAACGGGAACTAGCTGCAGATAAGTTTCGGAAATGGGCATCTAAATATTGTCCTGATGCCAAGTACATGAATGTGAATAGCGATACTCAAATTCGCCAACTTCTCTTTGGTGGCATTGAAAATAG ACACAAATCTGGTGAAACTTGGCCACAGAGTAAAACTTTTAAAGTGCTAAATGAAGAAAATGTTGCTACAGAGGGCAAGAAGACGTCAAAGTATCGTACTATCAAACTTTGCAGTATTGTTGAAGATCTGAAAACTGATATGTTCACCCCGAGTGGCTGGCCATCAGCCAGTGGAGATGCATTGAGAAGTTTGGCTGGTAAAATACCTACAGAATATATTTACACAATGGGTGATATCCAAGAGGATGATGAAGATTCAAGCGGTTCAGAAAACCCAGATGGAGATTCCTCTTATGGAACAGCATATGAAGCGTTCGGTGGAGGAAAGAATGGAAAAGAAGCATGCCATGCAATTGCAGCTTTATGTGAAATATGTTCTATTGATTCATTGATATCCAATTTCATTCTTCCTTTGCAG GGAGATCGTATATCATGTGCGGAGGGGCGCATTCACTGTTCATTAAATATCAATACTGAGACAGGGCGCTTGTCAGCGAGAACACCAAATCTACAG AACCAACCTGCCCTTGAGAAGGATAGGTATAAGATTCGTCAAGCTTTTGTTGCAGCTCCGGGGAATTCTCTTATTGTTGCAGATTATGGTCAG CTGGAGCTTAGGATCTTAGCCCACCTTACTAATTGTAAAAGCATGCTGGATGCTTTCAAGGCCGGTGGTGATTTCCATTCTAGGACAGCCATGAATATGTACCAGCATATCCGTGATGCTGTCCATGAGAAGAAAGTTCTTCTTGAGTGGCACCCTCAACCTGGTCAAGAGAAACCTCCAGTGCCGCTATTGAAG GATGCTTTTGGCGCTGAGAGGAGGAAAGCTAAAATGCTTAATTTTTCCATTGCTTATGGAAAGACAGCTCTTGGGCTATCCCGGGATTGGAAG GTTTCTGTTAAGGAGGCAAGGGATACATTGAAGCTCTGGTATGGAGATAGAAAAGAAGTGTTAGCTTGGCAAAAAAGTCAGAAGAAGCTTGCACGCGAGAAATGCGAAGTCTACACTTTGCTTGGGCGGTCACGCCATTTTCCTAACTTGACTCAGTTTGGTCCTGGTCAACGAGGTCATATTGAGCGTGCTGCTATAAATGCACCGGTGCAG GGAAGTGCAGCAGATGTTGCTATGTGTGCCATGCTTGAGATCGAAAGGAATGCCCGCCTTAAGGAACTTGGTTGGAGGCTCTTGTTGCAG gtGCATGATGAAGTGATACTGGAAGGGCCTTCAGAATCTGCTGAGGTGGCCAAGGCTATAGTGGTGGAATGTATGTCCAAACCTTTCCACGGAACCAACATTTTGAAAGTCGACCTGGCTGTTGACGCCAAGTGTGCAAAGAGCTGGTATGCTGCCAAATAG
- the LOC8080899 gene encoding phosphopantothenate--cysteine ligase 2: MAVDPSAAAQAEAAARRIEEAEAFFRAAPPLRDRDRLAASLADFVARHAAGSGGVVCITSGGTTVPLEQRCVRFIDNFSSGQRGAASTEYFLKAGYPVIFIHRRGSKQPYCRFLPEDSFLDLFELGEDSEIQVPQSHSSVVKAAISNYRKAIDEGLLLKLPFTTIFEYLQLLQMVAISMNCLGHRGMFYLAAAVSDFYVPWETMAKHKIQSASGPLNMQLNQAPKMLFILRKKWAPAAFCVSFKLETDPNILLQKAEMALEKYGMNVVVANELANYKDVVVMVTSSRRTTVSRSSKEEDLELQLTDLLVKMHSEHIAQPNL, encoded by the exons ATGGCGGTGGATCCAAGCGCCGCCGCGCaggcggaggccgcggcgcgccgGATCGAGGAGGCGGAGGCCTTCttccgcgccgcgccgccgctccgcgacCGCGACCGCCTCGCCGCCAGCCTCGCCGACTTCGTCGCCCGCCACGCCGCCG GGAGCGGCGGAGTGGTGTGCATCACCTCCGGCGGCACTACGGTGCCCCTGGAGCAGCGTTGCGTGCGCTTCATCGACAATTTTAGCTCCGGCCAGCGCGGTGCCGCATCCACCGA GTATTTTCTCAAGGCCGGCTACCCTGTCATCTTCATCCATCGCCG TGGGAGCAAGCAACCTTACTGTAGGTTTCTTCCAGAGGATTCCTTTCTCGATCTTTTTGAGCTCGGTGAAGACTCGGAGATCCAAG TTCCACAGTCGCATTCCTCGGTGGTAAAGGCAGCAATTAGCAATTACCGGAAG GCAATTGATGAAGGCCTTCTTCTCAAACTCCCTTTCACAACAATTTTTGAGTACCTTCAG TTACTACAAATGGTAGCTATTTCTATGAATTGCTTGGGGCACCGTGGAATGTTTTATCTTGCTGCTGCAGTTTCCGACTTCTATGTTCCATGGGAAACTATG GCTAAACATAAAATTCAGTCAGCAAGTGGCCCTTTGAACATGCAACTCAACCAAGCCCCTAAGATGCTTTTCATCCTCCGGAAAAAATGGGCTCCTGCTGCATTTTGTGTATCCTTCAAG CTCGAAACAGATCCTAATATTCTCCTACAGAAGGCAGAAATGGCTTTGGAAAAGTATGGTATGAACGTTGTGGTGGCAAATGAACTTGCAAACTACAAAGATGTAGTAGTGATGGTCACAAGCAGCAGGAGGACGACCGTGAGCAGGAGCAGCAAGGAGGAAGACCTGGAACTGCAGCTAACTGATCTCCTGGTGAAGATGCACTCCGAGCACATTGCACAGCCCAATTTGTAG